CGATTTTAATATTGGTTTTAGTACTATATTCTTTCTTGTCGATATACTGTTCCAGTACTTCATCATAAATATAGATATTTACGATGTCACCTTCTCTCAGCATGAAATCAGGCGTAGTTCTTTTTTTATTAACTTTAATTCTTTTAGTACGAATAAATTTTTGTAGTAATGATGCAGGTGCCTTATTTAAATATTTACTTAAAAATCTATCCAGTCTTTGATTGTCATCATTTTGTTCTATAATTATCTCTCGCACTTTTATCTCCAATCATATTTGTGGTATAATCATTACTGTATATATTAATATTATACAACAAATTGCACATTAGTACATTTTTTGAGGTGAGTTTATGAAATTTCTAAACTGGATGATAGATACGGTTTATGATTTATTTGAGTACTTAATAATGCTAGCAGTTGTAACTATAGCAATATTTATAATTTTTTGGAGATTGGACGGCTTATTCGGTAGTACTTTATCTATAGTCTCTAAACCTAGTCAAGTGGTTGAGAGCACGATTAAAACTACTAAAGAAAGCGTGTCTCAAATTTTGAATTCTACATCACTTGAAGGTGAAAAACTGACGGTAAATATTCCCGAAGGAACAAGTTCAGAAGGAATCGCCAATATCCTCTTTGAATATGAGTTGATTAATAGTAAAGAGGATTTTATCAAAGAGTTTGATTCTAAGTTTACTCAAGATAGTTTACCTTTTGGAAGTTTTGAATTTGAAATTGGTTCATCGCTAGAAAAGATATTTGAAGTACTGGAAAAGAAGTAAAATCCGAAATATCGAATAAAAGAATTATAGGATATAAAAAGACGAATCATATGAGTCCAGTAATATGTTTCGTCTTTTTAATACCCACTATTTACATAATTGTCAATCTTGGAAAGTCTTGGCGTAGAATCATATACACCTTTGGACTTCAAGATTTCTACTACTTCATCATTAATGCTGTGAAGTATTGCCCTTTCATAATTTAAAATTACTATCTCAATTAGATTATTTATTCTTGAAGAATTTATAATTACGGGATAGGATATTATATTCTCTTTGTCAACAATTTTTAGTAACTCCAAAATTACTTTATCTTTTTCTATGTAATAATTACTAATCTTGCTTTTATTAACTTCAGTAGATTTTCTTTGCTTTTTTGTATTTAATGCATTATTTATCTTGACCCTATAATATTTTGCCATGACATTATAATACTGGTAATTATACATACATTTTTCAATACTGTTTAAAACCTGAAATGGTTTCATGTTAAGATTCTCAATTAGGAGATAGTTTTCTA
The sequence above is a segment of the Peptoniphilaceae bacterium AMB_02 genome. Coding sequences within it:
- a CDS encoding DUF6648 family protein, which codes for MFDYDKKVLDVFFAKRNELIDKLENDELNKKNFLLENYLLIENLNMKPFQVLNSIEKCMYNYQYYNVMAKYYRVKINNALNTKKQRKSTEVNKSKISNYYIEKDKVILELLKIVDKENIISYPVIINSSRINNLIEIVILNYERAILHSINDEVVEILKSKGVYDSTPRLSKIDNYVNSGY